CAACTTCATCTGCGATTTACCAGTTGCGGTCATGGATTGTCAACAACAGCTGCAATTTACTAGTTTCCGTTGCAATTTACCATAACTATTTGGGTTGCGATTTTTCAACTATAGCTGCTATCTACCAGTTTTTGTTTGCGTTTCACCAGCTTCAGTTGCGACTTAGCTGTCACGGGTGCGATTTAGCAAATTCAGCTGCGATTTCAGTTGTTGTTTCGGTTCCGATTTATTAACTATAGCTGCGACTCAACAGTTTTGGTTGCGATTTCTCAATTTCAGCGGGGATTTAAAAGTTTTGGTTGCGATTTCTCAATTCCAGCTGCGATTTACCAGTTTCGGTTGCGATTCACCAGCTTCAGCTGCGACTTAGCTGCTATGGGTGCCATTTAATAAATTCAGCTGCAATTAACTAGTTTCAGTTGTGATTCCTTAACTATAGCTGCAATTTACCAGTTGCGGTTTCTTAAACCCAGCTGCGATTTACCAATTTTGGTTGCGATTTCTCAACTCAAGGTGCGATTTGGTAGCGATTTCCCAACTCCAGATGCGATTTGTCTGTTTCGGTTGCGATTTTTCAACTATTGCTGCAATTTACCTATTTGTGTTGTGGTTTTTTAACTTCAGCTGCGATTTCCTAGTTTCGAGTGTGATTAATCAATTATAGCCGTGATTTACCATTTTTGCTGCGATTTACCAGTTTCGGTTGCGATTTTTCAACTACGGCGACGATTTACCAGATCCAGTTGCAATATATTCACCTGAGTACTGTTTTTCGTTtatttgagttttgaaaaaacaaaatttttcgtccCAAAAGAAAGTACTTCAATACTTCCAATATCAAACTCAGTATCAAAAATCCTGCCTTCATTTACTTTAAAGTCGCAATCTCTAAGATTTCTCAATAAGACCCCTTTTTGCAAAGTAAACTCCTGTTATACAAATCTTTCAAGTTATTATACTTTGAGCTTCTTTCTCAAACAACAATTTCCTTCCCACAGAAactttatcaacaaaaaaaaaaaaaatctgtttgtttttttttcttgtaaattttcTAGCTAAACCacgaaaaacaaacacaatatTTATGCAAACACGTGTGATGAAGACTTCCTTCACACAATTTATgagagtgtacaaaatttcaatatgaCTCCTTTGCTCCTGATGAATTTATGAGGTCCTTGCGAATCCCCAGAAGTCAGCTTAGCTTAAGGAGCACATATACACCACCCtttgccatcatcatcatcatcatccaacACAGCACTAGGTTACTCTTAATGAACATAAATTTATTAACATTCAAAGGGATCCCTAGAATATTTATATATACGAAAATGAGCCTTAAAATCCACCTTTCGACTGTGAGTTGTTGTTTGAGAGAACGCCTCTTTTTATACTTAAACTTCTGTAAACCTTCCGCAAGTTAATCCATGAAACGCATACTGACACTGTGATCTGAGACTAAAAACACCAAGAGACTGTGCGGAAAATCTCTCACGATTCTGCCATTAATGATGATGTCATGAATAAATTACATAAACTTAATGGGTTTATATTTTACCCGATTTCTATCTTCCATCTTTCAACAGAAGATATTTCATTCATGATAGAGGGGCTTAAGAAGCGTATGTTAAGGCGGTACCTGTATAGAAATAGTGAAAGAGGAAAAACTATAGATACAAAAGTTGACACTTTTTGAGGGATACTTtgaggttttaattaaattggaaAAATTAAGCATCCCACCGCCAACTTACGCAAAGGCGGTAACTGTGGAAAGCAATTGAATATATTTGCAGAACCACAAAACTGTGGGATATTGAAGTTTATCAGTATATAGTTGGTTGGATGGAACTTTGTAGTCACAGTGACTTCAATAAACAGAGGGGGTGTGAATATTGAGCTTGTGAATATGTTAATTTGTCTAAGATTTATGGTAGTTGCATGTAGACCATAAACTAATGGCAATTTCGATGGGAAGTGCTGAAAAATATGAGTTAAAATGAAGTCATTAAGGTATGACATTTTATAAGGTTTTGTTTTTGCTGAAAATCATGGGAAAGTTACTAATATTGCCTTAAAACTGGTACAAAGTTTACTGCCTCTAAGTTGCGTTactcacatttttgaaaaaaatgcaagtaaaccttcataaaaatcAACCACCAGTATGGTTTCCTACTTCCTTAAATTGAGATAAAGAAACTTTTGTTATTGATGAAGCAGTTGAGTTAAGTTGAAAGTTATGTGGAAAGTTATGttgttttttcataaattttaataaattttaataaatttttaaactttttttgtgaagaagttTTTCTTAGTcctggggggtcattccgtaattttaaaaacgataatcgaatcgatgataatcgttttacagtttgagaatctttaaagctattttaagtcaattctgattcaatatttcctaaatagtttatataaataaaagttttcttatcctcagaagtcgtattagtctaggtgatttagtagttgcctcttactcgggtgtCCAAGGTTCGATTccagaaattgaaattgtttttttttttttattttctcaataatcgtcaataatcgtcaataaataaacgatagctaagtaggtctcgtttttggagaatttattcgtttttggatgcaatatttgattttttaaagtgtttattgatttattccaatcaccgattaatttgcaaactccacaaccaaaaaaaatattaatcattaatttctacaaataaccataatgttagagtaaattattttaatatgtgtaacatatgtatgtaagttttgacttttgggtcattaaaaaaattcatattgatcCAGCTATAGCAAAATTTTTCGACGTTTAAACGaactaattttggaaaatgaaaattttcaaaaatcatatagGTACGATACGATTAAGAAGGCAACTTAGAAACAAATCAAATCCTTTTGTCTCTTCCAACGCATATATAAGTGTACATGaccattttgataataattctcacatattttttcaaaactttcgcCTATCCAAAGAAGCGTTCGTTTTAGTAtaagaaacttttaatttaaacaacggCCGCCGTTCAACATACATTCCGCCTatatcttgtattaaaaaacgaatagtttttcgatgcacatattaaaataattatttactctaacattatttgtagaaattaatcattaatatttttttttggttgtggtttgcaaattaatcggtgattggaataaatcaataaacactttaaaaaaaatcaaatattgcatccaaaaacgaataaattctccaaaaacgagacctatttagctatcgtttatttattgacgattattgagaaaataaaaaaaaaaaaaaacaatttcaatttctggAATCGAACCTTGGacacccgagtaagaggcaactactaaatcacctagactaatacgacttctgaggataagaaaacttttatttatataaactatttaggaaatattgaatcagaattgacttaaaatagctttaaagattctcaaactgtaaaacgattatcatcgattcgattatcgtttttaaaattacggaatgacccccctgatttttcaatcgtcagttagactatcagaagaataaatgtcaatataaaaaaaacttttattcttaagaataagctctatctgaggtttatctgactattgaaaaattggcccttaaaaaaagaaaaaaaaatccatacgtTTTCCTGttctaataaaaaacttgcttggaattcaagattttaatttaaaaattcattaaggcccatttgttgaaacgaaacttaaatatttatgcgAAACATAAATCCTTAAGTTGTACATAGTGGTTTGCATGAACTTCaaattgtgtcataaattcctctaagtttaacataacttagggggaagaaatagtagaacttaagcagtttatgttctacttaagcagttttatttgagaaataaagaGAGATTTTCGCTAAAAACAATAATGTATAGGTACTTAAATGACCatcaattaattttaacaatatAAGTTTACATAACTTTAGAAATATTAACCATCTTcagatgtaaaaattcatttcaaaaattgttgatgaaattttcactgTTTTGTTGTTTATTCCCTACACAAAATTTGACACACACACATACTTTTACAAAGCACAAGTACATTCACTCGAATCAATCCTTTTATTTagcaaaacacaaattttatattattttcacttttttttacatttgtccATTAATTTGAAGACacatttaacaatatttttgctATAATTGCTCAAAAATAAACTGACTTaaaagtaaatcattgctaggttgaacataaatattttttagcaacttagaataagctaagtaaaacataacagttatgttcgacctagctaagattagaatttatgactagtatgagcaaatggacCTAAAGAATATAAGATTGATTAAAGAagatttgtattcaaaaattgtTGTAGCCGGTAtaccaataaaaataaagtattaattCGTACCTACGCttttgaaatatattgatttttctaaaaaaaattgtttaaaaatccaaaaatattttatttttgaaaagattggGGTACAACAAAGTTATTTTACaatatttcgttgaaatcgCTTTAActgttaagaagatattcgtatccaaaccaatgcccactgatttcaatagttttcttgtgacaagtatgcattgcgatttgaatacgattatcttctaaacggttaaaggaATTAGTTTGCTGCCaaagaactttttatagaacgtttaagcccctacaagaaaacatcttgctaatttgaaaatattgaattttcagtgaattagaaaattttgaaaagtaaaaaatgttttcatatttttttttaactttgacctcgaatatctttagaatggttagattattgaaaaaaattattaagacctttGTTGTGGACCAATCTGTTTCCTATAAGAATAAGTCTTGCGCgcttgattattataatttttcaatttgttacaaaattaagaacagaaaacgaatttttaaagattttctcgatttttggacctcaaatatctattaaacggttagataaacgaaaaaagagtatgaggtcttttttgtagagcgttcaatttcctacaagaataagcaaagaaatttgcaaaaaagtcgatttataaaaaaaataattttttttgtagaagcttgatgcaaaaatggaaaatttaaaagcggaggacctttccattaatataaagggctcatatttggtgtgtatattctagaggtgtctagcaatcgatttttcggagtaccaaataaaaaaaaagaatttcgatttttttgacccaccctaatgcacATACTCATGATAATGATAATCTTGGAAAATTTGTCAATTCCTCGCAATTCCACAATCCTGTAAAAGTGTCTAGGTTGTGGAAGTTGGATTGAACCCAAAAGCTTTGGTAGAACAATTCATCGCAACAACTACCGTTACAACAAGCAATAATAACTTTTACAAGGTCCAATGACTTCGGAAATTCAATTGTTCACGCTAAGGCGCTGCGTTAGGGATAAAATATAACCTAAAACTGCACTGGGGAGACcctcttataggaaattttttaatgctgtcTAATTAATTTGGAAATGCTGTTGTTGAGATAAGCATGGTTATTGTTGCCAGAGCCGGCTATTTATCGTCAAACAGGCTCCTTGAACATTTCACTCGCTccttaaaacttttatttccgatttatcaaaatttggctctttaaattttgaacttGGCGATTTTAGACTCCTTTTAAATTAAagcattttacaacaaaaatccaTCATAGATGTGAAAAAATATAAccaattttcttacatttttcacttttatgtataacaaattcattttatgatcatgaaaactaaaaagtatCAAAAGCTGAAGTTCCGCATAAATCGGCTGaaatacttaaataaattttagctcggctaaattcTTGAGAAATTTGTAATTAAGGTCGATCTGCGCACTACGCTAAATAAGCAAAAGCTTtctgaaagttaaaaaaaaaattttaaatctcatGCCATAAGAAATTGTATGGAAtattttgaccatttttgaaatatttttggctccaagatttttcaaattcggctccttgcctctactatattctggcaacactgaGCATGGTTATCATTTTATCAAATaagtttttcatttcttaaaatgttgtaattaattaatcatactcgcaaaaaaataatcagtttgcaaaacaaaactttgcattcttatatttttaacttttgttttgcaatattttaataagtttaaatattttttgcgaATATTCGCCTTATACCTTATGGCAGATAACAATGGCAAAATGAAAATACGAAATATAAATTTAGCAATAGCgaagaaatttgtaaaataaaaaaattcgaaaagaaaattcgaaataaGTTTGTAAAGAACCACAAATTCGCAAAAATACTCCTCCGAATAACCGCAATACCCGTtatgaaattattaaattatttgaaacgTCACTTAGATATCAATACTCGCTATATGAACACAAAACCTGCATTTATtcccaaaaaatttcaaattcatcgTCCAATAAATCATTTAAgagcatatttttcaaaatcgataTTCTCCCCAACTCGAAGAAAAGGCAAGGAACTATCGCACACGTCCCTCATTAGCCACTCAATGACCCAATTAATCTTAATTTTTGTCCCCATTCATGAAAGTAGGTATCCAAATACACACATCTGTTTCTCACTATACACATTATACCTCTAGAGCAGCATTGTTGTCATCGGCTTTTTCCTTACATTATGAACCCGTTCTGTCTCGACTACGACACAACGAAGACCGATGACGACGTGGGTCTACACGTTTATATTCAGGAAAACAACCAGCCAGAACCAAAACCAATCTACACTCCCATATCGGCCACACTTTCTCTATTAAATCATAAAGCGTTGATGAAAACTTTAGACAAATTTCATGGTTTTCAGAAATTTTCCGAGGAAAATGAAATCGAAAGGTTGCCATTGCAATTGCAAGCACCCACTCCCTctaaattcccttttttaacaCGCAGTTTCCGTTCACTGTTTCTTAAACAACTCCATCTAGTCATTAACACCAttcaacaatatttatattattttcattgattttctttcaatttttttttttttttgtttatttttagaaatcagAGAAGCAATAAAATCGATGAATCGCCTcctaagaagaaaaagaaggaaATTCCTAGGAAAAGTCACTCGTGATATTACGAGAGTGCAAGAGGGAAAATTTCCCTCAAAATAGCTGATCTGGGGAAATTCAAAATGGGGCGTTCCCTGGTatgaatatttataatttctctCCTTTCTGGTTGAAATTTGTATCCTGCGCAAGCTCCAATTTTGCCATTTTATGCAGAAAATCCATTGTTTGTTGTTTCGCTTTCGGATGGACACACACAAGAAATATGGCGATGCTTAACGCGTTGCACAATGGCTGACTTCTCCTGTTACCTTTCGTATGTTGGGGaaatttttgttccaagatAATGCGATGGTGtgtgcaaaaaacaaaaaagaccaAATTTCGCAAATATTGAGAAAGTAGTTGCGTTCGAATCCGACTCATTCAGGCGATTTATGCAGGAAAAGGAATTGgggatttttttcaacttaatatTTGGAGAGTTTCCTTTCAGTCGGTTTGCACGGAAAATACATACGATTATCCTTTTTGAAGTAAGAAAATCCGTCGGCAGTGCATTTTGGGATTTATTTTGTCATTGTATTCGGTTCGTgataagttttaaataaaaggaTTTCTTAAGGATGCTCGAGGATCAACATCATGTTGCGATTTCCATGTGTAAGTATTCATTTAACACTTGCCATCATTTTGCCGTCGGTCGGTTGTTTACTATCAACCGACACTAGCACCACCCTTTGGCAAAATACCAAAACATCAAAAAGACTCGCTTCTCGGACAGAAGAATACTCTAATCGGATTAACTGTATTATACTATATTCCATTGTGTCTGtcagtttatataaattaaatgttaTTGTGATGATGGGGTGGCTAAGGCATATCAGTGTCAGTCATTTAAGCCGGCCAACACTATTCAAGTGTTGACTTCTACACCTGTTACATTTGAATTAAATACTCCGTCCGTCACTTTGAATGGTTTAGGTGAAAGGACATCTGTATAGTAAGGTGCATAGTGACATATATTGAACAAGCGTGATTAAGAATagcattttgttattaaaactctttggattgtttttattttggttttcattgtgacggaaaatagaaaatatagtgGCACAGCGTGAAAAGGATAATCCTATTATTGAATAATAAGAAGTGTTTTTGATTAGAAGATTATTATAAATAGAAAGAATGGAGAAAGACATATGTGTGTATGTGATGTGTGCATTGACTTTGATCTCTATAGTGAAGGATTATTCTTTAGGATGACACTTTGAGGGTGCAACATATGGTTAAAGAAGAGCACGGCATAACCTAGTTGCGTAGGAAATTATTTGGAATGGGGGatgaaaataatttgcattttattacTTTCAAATCTCTTGCCTTTCAAATCTTAtccccttttttttcaaaatttttaaatgattttgttcTGGGGTTTAATAGTTTTGTTATTGCGACGGAAGTTAATTTTGAATATGCCGGcggtgaatacaaaattaagtAATAGTTTTGTAGTTACATACCTTTATGAAATCTTTATTTAAGTTTGATGAGatttagctttctttaaattaaTGATACACATGATTTACAATAGATGAAGAgtaaaaaccaacaacaaaagaaataaaatgcacgactgggtcgcacgtacttgctcttgtagttcaaagtatctttatcttaaatatctattggaaattaaagattttgtttagtgtcgagaaaaaaaaattaaaaaaaaaaatcgaaagttgaaaaaaaaacccaaatttaaaaaaaaaaaaattcaaaaactttttttttaatttttttatacattttacacttcaaagtgatgtcttaaaattttgaataaaattgacttgtgctttcatcaaatatatgaacttaaaaaatgtcaatttttgaaaaaaggcaacgtcatatttccgttctccgaattttttgagaaaaactaaaaacgcagttttgttggaatcaataagagcataacgtacaccaaatttaatcaaaatcgttagagccgttttcgagaaaattgcaatacctcgaaaacagTGTATGGGAGTCATgcgttaaaaaagaaatattgaaaaactaaaaaaaaacggacctagggtattacgcaaaaatcatctgtaccaagtttcaagtaaatccatcgatccgtttaggccctagctcgatgtacagatggacgcacagaccgacggacggcatgacgaaaaccacttttttgatcttctccatcatcgtaatgttggttttgattaaaacctcgaatttttttttctacacgaaaccaatacttgccctatagagcaagtaaaaatcttaTTACAtgttaaatttaacattaaatctGTTTTAAGGCAtcatattcaaattaaaaattactcatTGTTTATCAGTTTCACGAACGTATTAGAAAAttgattcaaatttaatttcattcaaaagcaacaacacTCTGCTTtgcttaaataaataataataattagtaGGTATTGCTGATCAAAATCAAGCAATAAATGCACTTACCATCGATTTTCTTACAAAGTAATCGTAAAACCACGAACACAAATCTTATACCTTATCAAAGGTGGACATTTTCAATGTTTCTGAGTGATTGATAAGATATGAAAATCAAACCAAACAATAAATCACGGATGGTATAATAAGGTAGAAAGTCAAAATGAGTGAGCTGTTCTTGACCTCTTTATTTTACAACAACCTAGCAGCAGTAGTTACTGATGAACAAAATGGAAGTGGCATTATTTAATCTTAGCAAAGATCGGTAcgatcgaaaaattttttttctttccactAGCAACGTACCTACTAGGAAAAAATTGCTTAGGTTCAATCGTTCAcgacttcagttttttttttgccttcacGGAGAAAAAGACCAACTAAAATTAGGCGGATTTCGGaatggttttttgccaagatgaatCACCTCTTAAATAAAGCGGAAATACACTTAATTTAGGATGAAATTCTTCTTATTATCATAAATCATCTGAAATTACCTAAGTgagtccgcttaatttaaggtggAAGTCATCTTGagaaaaaaccatgcagaaaccCGATTAGTTTTAGGTGATCCTTTTCTCTGTGTTCTAAAAGCGAAGAGTagatacattttaaaatcatcaaATACTTATTAGGCTCTTACCAGTTTCTGAGCATTTTTAGGATCTTGAGGtaactaatttaaaaaatttctttaccaacttattttgatagaaaatttaattttctatgaaaagtgtctttaaaTCATTCTAAAGTTAAGCTTGGGTTTTgagttgaatttaaaaaaattgaaaaccggATTAGGTAAAATTTTTGGCTAATGCAcacttttatttgattttgtttcattcaaaagggtctattcaagaGACCATTATaaagcaaaaatttcaaaaacatgttttcgaaaaataggccatagtttaaattattttaatacaaatttttttttaataatgcaaaaatttgtTCGATTTATTCGTTTTGGAAAACCGCATATAGAGAAATTTTGAGAAACTGCTTTACGAAAGCACAGTCTTACTGGGTTTTAgtcttccaaatttttttcaaagagatgCATTATAGAATTCGATATTTTTgagtttaagaaaaaagttgatttcaaaatttatatcatACTTGTTTTAGTGGAAATTTCACTTTTTAACCTtctatttatagtcagtttataaaaatttaagccCTCTTCGCTTCTACACTTCTTCATTAGGTAACTGCGGCGTGTATCTGAAAGTTTAAATTGTCCATAAATCTGTTGCATAGATAAAACTTAACTTAACTTAATGATGATTTATCTCATGCCGCACTCGAAACCGGTTAGAAATTACATAACCTCACTAAGCTATTGAAATGGGTATGGTTTACAGAACATATACATAGTTCAAACATTAATTGTAAAATATCAAAGATCGTTTGACTTCTCATTTACATCAATTGTagtttcgaatttcaaaaaaactattcaaaaatctCTTTATTCAAAATACAATCGTTTCATAAAAGCAACTTTCACAGATCTTCAAAAATCAAATAGTAGGTAATCCCCAAAAGTCACTTTATCACGATTTTATCCTTCACCATCAATACAGTCAGCATTACCACATAACCAATCCTCTATGCCTATAACATTGAATCTAAATGACAAAACATTCAAAAGGATGTTTATCTACTCACTTCAAAAACTATCTACACCCACATTACTTTCACATTTATGAACACTTTCTAAAATAGTTTACAAAACTTTATAATACACAGTTCCATTGGACATGAAATGccatcagcaacaacaacaacaacagcaacaacatccCCATCATTGTCAACAACCGATTGTATCCGGCCTTGGTCCTGGCCCCGGCCTATCTGTATCATCATCAGTATCAGGACCAACATCATCTTCATCCACCCTGCCACCACCACCACAATCAATGACAACCGGAAACGACAGAATGTTAACAAGTGCAATCATTCAACCGACAATAAACGAAGCTATGTCAGATGTTGGTGGTGTTCTCGGAAACAGGACAACCAACCACAATAACAAtgccaccaacaacaacaacaccagtACCAACAGCAGTGGCAGTGGCAACAGTAACAATGTCACCGATAACAATATCAATGGCAATCATAAAACTAATAGTGTCGCCAACCAACAACATCACCACCATCATCCCCAACATCAACATCCTGCAGGACCAGCCCTCCATCACCATTCCTCCGCCAATCAGTCCAGAACGATTTTAAGTGATTGCAGCAGTTCCTTGTGCAGCATGCAAAATTGTGGCCCACAATTGCAGCATCACAGCCCCCACCATTCGCACTACCTGCAACATCATCAATCCTCGGCGGCAACGGCAGCACTGCATCAGCAGCAATCGCTATCTTCGGTCCTCGCGGCTGCGGCCGCTGCAGCAGCTGTTTCTGCTGCTGCTTCTGTTACTGCCACATCCACACTGGGCTCCTCAGTGTCCTTGCAATGCGGCTACTGTTGTCAGCAAATTTGTGATCGATATATTATGCGTGTGGTGGACACATCATACCATGAGGGATGCCTCAAGTGCACTACGTGCTCCATCCACTTGGTGCACTCGTGCTTCATACGTGACGGCAAACTTTACTGTCGGATTGATTATGAGAGGTAAGaggatgaatttatttttattcgcaAAAATAAGGTCCATCAAACAGCTTGAGTTTTTTaagcttctttaaaaattttccaagaaTTTTTGGTATTTCAAAACTCTTAAGGATTTAATAGTCCTTTTCTTCtgatttattgttttaaagCTTTAATGATTTTTAGTGAGGGGCTAATAGCCAGCCCCTCTCAAAAGATCAAGGGCTTCATCATTTTTTCGACTcatcatttttcaatttatttgtgaaaaaaaaattctttgtgtGCATTAATAACTAAATCACGAGtccttaaagaacaaaaaaaaaacctatatatTTTCCAGACTCTTTATTCGAAATCGTTGCCTTGGATGCGGACATAAAATTGGCTCCGATGAGCTTGTGATGAGAGCTCTCGAGAACgttttccatttaaaatgttttgcCTGTGTTGTTTGTGGTGTCCTTTTAAAAAAGGGCGAACAATATGTGGTTAAACAGGGACAACTCTTCTGTCGGTTCGATTATGAGAAGGAGGTGGAAATGCTTCAAGGATATGGTTGGTTGATCTATAAAATATCTCCTCGCTAATGATAGTTAAATGATTTCTGCAAAGGTTGCTTTAatatcattttttcttatattttttttttatttagaagatTTCTATGGTGATGAATTATTTCCACCAAAATTAGATGGCAGACGAGGACCAAAACGACCGAGAACAATTTTAAACACACAACAACGAAGGGCATTTAAGGCATCATTTGAAGTGTCACCGAAACCATGTCGCAAAGTTAGAGAAAATCTAGCAAAGGACACTGGACTGAGTTTGAGAATCGTTCAGGTGAGCACTAATATAAAGTTGATTAAGATG
This DNA window, taken from Episyrphus balteatus chromosome 2, idEpiBalt1.1, whole genome shotgun sequence, encodes the following:
- the LOC129911709 gene encoding LIM homeobox transcription factor 1-beta isoform X1; this encodes MLEDQHHVAISMFPLDMKCHQQQQQQQQQHPHHCQQPIVSGLGPGPGLSVSSSVSGPTSSSSTLPPPPQSMTTGNDRMLTSAIIQPTINEAMSDVGGVLGNRTTNHNNNATNNNNTSTNSSGSGNSNNVTDNNINGNHKTNSVANQQHHHHHPQHQHPAGPALHHHSSANQSRTILSDCSSSLCSMQNCGPQLQHHSPHHSHYLQHHQSSAATAALHQQQSLSSVLAAAAAAAAVSAAASVTATSTLGSSVSLQCGYCCQQICDRYIMRVVDTSYHEGCLKCTTCSIHLVHSCFIRDGKLYCRIDYERLFIRNRCLGCGHKIGSDELVMRALENVFHLKCFACVVCGVLLKKGEQYVVKQGQLFCRFDYEKEVEMLQGYEDFYGDELFPPKLDGRRGPKRPRTILNTQQRRAFKASFEVSPKPCRKVRENLAKDTGLSLRIVQVWFQNQRAKVKKIQKKAKQEQKGASETDSQESDSSLAKIKDETHSDSESLESPFSLGEKARLIKDEIQNENTPFNCTETNKENCNKTNEPILNTILGLSYATFQQLMGPFNQPPMINPIDRLYSMQNSYFRPEDINFNECKDPDEN
- the LOC129911709 gene encoding LIM homeobox transcription factor 1-beta isoform X2 encodes the protein MLEDQHHVAISMFPLDMKCHQQQQQQQQQHPHHCQQPIVSGLGPGPGLSVSSSVSGPTSSSSTLPPPPQSMTTGNDRMLTSAIIQPTINEAMSDVGGVLGNRTTNHNNNATNNNNTSTNSSGSGNSNNVTDNNINGNHKTNSVANQQHHHHHPQHQHPAGPALHHHSSANQSRTILSDCSSSLCSMQNCGPQLQHHSPHHSHYLQHHQSSAATAALHQQQSLSSVLAAAAAAAAVSAAASVTATSTLGSSVSLQCGYCCQQICDRYIMRVVDTSYHEGCLKCTTCSIHLVHSCFIRDGKLYCRIDYERLFIRNRCLGCGHKIGSDELVMRALENVFHLKCFACVVCGVLLKKGEQYVVKQGQLFCRFDYEKEVEMLQGYDFYGDELFPPKLDGRRGPKRPRTILNTQQRRAFKASFEVSPKPCRKVRENLAKDTGLSLRIVQVWFQNQRAKVKKIQKKAKQEQKGASETDSQESDSSLAKIKDETHSDSESLESPFSLGEKARLIKDEIQNENTPFNCTETNKENCNKTNEPILNTILGLSYATFQQLMGPFNQPPMINPIDRLYSMQNSYFRPEDINFNECKDPDEN